The sequence below is a genomic window from Aureispira sp. CCB-E.
TTCTTTCTCTCCAACCCATTTAAGCTACAAAAAACTGACTATCAAAGAAGTATTCTCAAAAACGTTTTACAAGCACTATAACTTGCAACCAATTAGTTAACTGAAAGTCACAGAGTTATTCAATAAAAAAATCAGAATTCATTGAACAATTCTCAAAAATTAGTAGTCCATTTACAAAATTCTACGTATATTTAATATCGAATGTCTTTTTTGATGTTCTCAGCAAATAAAATGTCCTCCTAAATTAAACAATATAATATATGAATTTAAAAAAATTTACACTTAGTAGCCTGTTCGCAGCAAGTGCTTTGCTTGCATTCCCTCTACAGGCTCAACATTCCAACGAGTTCTACAACAATGGTGCTTTGGTGCACATCGAAGCTGGTGCTGAGGTACATGTTTGGGGAGACGTTCATATGCGTCAATCCTCTGGTGTGTTAGAAAATAATGGTTTGTTGAAAACACAAGGAAATATGTACTCCGATGAACTCTTCCAACAAAGAGGAACAGGAACTACATTGATTGAAAATAGTGATGTTAACGTTGGCGAGCGCCAATTTATTTCGGGGAGTTATGCCGTACGTGGTGGAACATCTCAAATTGGGGTCAACGATGGTTCTTTTTATAATTTAGAACTCAACAATGACCAAGGTATTGTTTATTTGGTCAATAGTGGTGCAGGGGCTACTCCTCAATATGTTGCAGATGTTAGAGGTTCTGTCAACTTTGATCCTCAAGGCTTAGGTCCTACAAATGCAACGAGCATTGTCACTAGCGATATTGGAATGGTTGGCGCCATCACATATCCAGCTAATGGGTCTGCTTATACTGCTGAGTTTGGTATGATGAACCTTGCAGCTGGTCAAGGAAATTACATCAACGATACATGGCATCAAACTGGAGGGGACAACATGTCTGTTCAAGACAATGGTTATATCATTGGCAAACACCGTCGTGCAATTAACCCTGCTGGTGGAACCTATGGTTACTTTATTGGTTTAGAGCCAGGAGCACCTGTTGCTAACAATGGTACAAACAGAGGTTTTCAGTATGTGCACTTTGTATTTGGTGCTAATAACTATGACGTTTTATCTGGCTATTTTGAAGCAGGTAGCCCTAACAATACTATGGGAGCCGCTACAGAATGTAGTGGTTACGATATGAATGATTTTTGGGGCGACCGTCATGGAGAATGGATGTTTGATGATATTAATAATGTAACTAATGGTGGAGAATATGAAATCCGTGTTTGGCCACAAGATCCAACAACGCCTTGGACGGGTACCGTTTGGACAATATCGAAAGATGATGTTTTTGCTTATCCTGCTCCAAATCCATTACACAATGACTGTGGTCCTGCTCCTACCAACTTAAAAAGAACAGGATTTGAAGACTTTTCTGCTTTTGGTGTACTTTCTGGAATTGTTATTCTCGAGTCTCAGATTACAGATTTAATCGCTACTCCTATTAATAATAGATTTATAAAAGTAGATTGGGCAACAAGCAAAGAGGTTAATGTTGATCATTTTGTCATCGAAAGAAGTACTGAT
It includes:
- a CDS encoding T9SS type A sorting domain-containing protein; this translates as MNLKKFTLSSLFAASALLAFPLQAQHSNEFYNNGALVHIEAGAEVHVWGDVHMRQSSGVLENNGLLKTQGNMYSDELFQQRGTGTTLIENSDVNVGERQFISGSYAVRGGTSQIGVNDGSFYNLELNNDQGIVYLVNSGAGATPQYVADVRGSVNFDPQGLGPTNATSIVTSDIGMVGAITYPANGSAYTAEFGMMNLAAGQGNYINDTWHQTGGDNMSVQDNGYIIGKHRRAINPAGGTYGYFIGLEPGAPVANNGTNRGFQYVHFVFGANNYDVLSGYFEAGSPNNTMGAATECSGYDMNDFWGDRHGEWMFDDINNVTNGGEYEIRVWPQDPTTPWTGTVWTISKDDVFAYPAPNPLHNDCGPAPTNLKRTGFEDFSAFGVLSGIVILESQITDLIATPINNRFIKVDWATSKEVNVDHFVIERSTDDANFIPITTHTAVGNSQITQNYSINDIAVLPNINYYYRVKTVNVDGTSEYTHSVVAALTKDGNVQTVNLFPNPISDGDATLEIVSTIDKESSITVYDAIGQLILSKEINVQQGLNTYSIKTNDWPSGIYYVHINSAQSSTVKELIKTE